A stretch of Saccharothrix texasensis DNA encodes these proteins:
- a CDS encoding ABC transporter permease encodes MSHAIADSMTMVGRSIRLGRRNLDTLFMSIVLPLMMMALFVYVFGGAINTGTGYVDYVVPGIILLCTGYGAASTAMSVADDMHSGMIDRLRSMPIRSFAVLTGHVTASVARNALSTTIVVGAAVGMGFRPSASPLEWAAVAGLLLLYVLALSWLAAGLGAVAKSVESASALSFFMLFLPYLSSAFVPTHTMPPLLRGISEHQPITPVIETVRGLLTGTPIGDQGRLALLWSVGLLVASFVVATTLYRRRVSD; translated from the coding sequence ATGAGCCACGCGATCGCCGACTCGATGACCATGGTCGGCCGCAGCATCCGGTTGGGCAGGCGCAACCTCGACACCCTGTTCATGTCGATCGTCCTGCCGCTGATGATGATGGCGCTGTTCGTGTACGTCTTCGGCGGCGCGATCAACACCGGCACCGGGTACGTCGACTACGTGGTGCCCGGCATCATCCTGCTGTGCACCGGGTACGGCGCCGCGTCCACCGCGATGTCCGTGGCCGACGACATGCACAGCGGCATGATCGACCGCCTGCGCTCGATGCCGATCCGGAGCTTCGCCGTGCTGACCGGGCACGTCACGGCCAGCGTCGCCCGCAACGCCCTGTCCACCACGATCGTGGTCGGCGCGGCGGTCGGGATGGGCTTCCGCCCGTCCGCGTCACCGCTGGAGTGGGCGGCCGTGGCCGGGCTGCTCCTGCTCTACGTGCTGGCGCTGTCGTGGCTGGCGGCCGGGCTCGGCGCGGTGGCGAAGTCGGTCGAGTCGGCCAGCGCGTTGAGCTTCTTCATGCTGTTCCTGCCGTACCTGAGCAGCGCGTTCGTGCCGACCCACACGATGCCGCCGCTCCTGCGGGGGATCAGCGAGCACCAGCCGATCACGCCGGTCATCGAGACCGTGCGCGGCCTGCTCACCGGCACGCCGATCGGCGACCAGGGCCGGCTCGCGCTGCTGTGGTCGGTCGGCCTGCTGGTGGCGTCGTTCGTCGTGGCCACGACCCTCTACCGGCGGCGTGTCAGCGACTGA
- a CDS encoding amidohydrolase family protein, protein MIRIRGRALPHGEHVDLYADGDRWTTDPVQNADLVAEGWLLPGLVDAHTHPGAAAAGDPLDHAVLRDHLRQHVDAGVTVIRAPGLAGEPPPWFGVDPDTPRAWHAGPWLAQHGQFIDGWGRRADHAELPALAAAQAARTGWAKVIGDWSSDGEPVPLDVLSAVVRAVHAVGGRVAVHTQQTAGGEVAVLAGADSVEHGMSLDPDLLTRMAEQGTALTPTLSVMARSVPEVRGRPDGPGRTWFLRGAQAHGSLVAAAAEAGVRVLAGTDSMPHGGIVEEVRALAGAGMRPHDALAAASWDARAYLGLPGLEPGAPADAVVYAEDPRSDLDQLAHPIAVILRGLPVRVTRR, encoded by the coding sequence GTGATCCGAATCCGAGGTCGTGCCCTGCCGCACGGCGAGCACGTCGACCTGTACGCCGACGGCGACCGGTGGACCACCGACCCCGTCCAGAACGCCGACCTGGTGGCCGAGGGGTGGCTGCTGCCCGGGTTGGTCGACGCGCACACCCACCCCGGCGCCGCGGCGGCGGGCGACCCGCTCGACCACGCGGTGCTGCGCGACCACCTGCGGCAGCACGTGGACGCCGGCGTGACGGTGATCAGGGCGCCGGGCCTGGCCGGTGAGCCGCCGCCGTGGTTCGGCGTCGACCCCGACACCCCGAGGGCCTGGCACGCCGGCCCGTGGCTGGCGCAGCACGGCCAGTTCATCGACGGTTGGGGCCGCCGGGCCGACCACGCCGAGCTGCCCGCGCTGGCCGCGGCGCAGGCGGCGCGCACCGGGTGGGCGAAGGTGATCGGCGACTGGAGCTCGGACGGCGAGCCGGTTCCGCTGGACGTGCTGAGCGCCGTGGTGCGGGCGGTGCACGCGGTGGGCGGCCGGGTCGCCGTGCACACCCAGCAGACCGCCGGCGGCGAGGTCGCCGTGCTGGCCGGCGCCGACTCGGTGGAGCACGGCATGTCGCTGGACCCGGACCTGCTGACGCGGATGGCCGAGCAGGGCACCGCGCTGACGCCCACGTTGTCGGTCATGGCGCGGTCGGTGCCCGAGGTGCGCGGCCGGCCCGACGGTCCCGGCAGGACGTGGTTCCTGCGTGGCGCGCAGGCGCACGGCTCGCTGGTCGCCGCCGCGGCCGAGGCCGGTGTCCGGGTGCTGGCGGGCACGGACTCGATGCCGCACGGCGGGATCGTCGAGGAGGTCCGCGCGCTGGCCGGCGCCGGGATGCGCCCGCACGACGCCCTCGCCGCCGCGTCCTGGGACGCCCGCGCCTACCTGGGGCTGCCGGGCCTGGAACCGGGCGCGCCCGCCGACGCCGTGGTCTACGCCGAGGACCCGAGGTCCGACCTCGACCAGCTCGCCCACCCGATCGCCGTGATCCTGCGCGGGCTGCCGGTGCGGGTGACCCGGAGGTAG
- a CDS encoding putative bifunctional diguanylate cyclase/phosphodiesterase, translated as MRVRLDDLCAAVHAEASGQSPSPQRAERIGEQLVSLGYLTEDGLRVTLDVLGKGLLGLAEFQPVERHAQPIVAVLGALSTGFLAASRRAVFEQQESMQLSLLKAVRDAQWHLKESEARFEEVVTSSSSGILVVDPAGQIVRANAAIGDILGYTTEELAGFALLELVHPASVRVLGEAMLALLENRQERVRQPQRLLRKDGDVARISMTVSLLRGADDQPVHFVAVVEDGTELMLLQSELHRQALHDVSTGLPNRQYFTTHLESALRRADPVRGISVFHLDVDAFGVVCNSLGRPTGERLLVHVSRRLKAVLAREKAMIARFDGDQFAVLVENTATTPDVASTVAELNRELAEPVYFDDRGLAVSVSVGVVRRPPPDWEPEDVMRAAEQALRRAKAGGRGQWALFDEGQDAAERRADALAVAMPGAWEHGEIDVRYRPVVGLADRALVGVAASLHWDRGDDSLDHAGCAEPAERTGLILPLGEWQLATACGQVRWWGQSAGFTASLHVDLTRNQSRDGDLVRRVRRVLDDTGLPASRLVVGMPVAALAESEAVDNLTVLAELGVGTSLVDFGLGPDDLAVAAELPIGSVRVARRLVERQSRGDADYLAELVRLARQAAGEVLVDGLETRAQADWWRAAGVAAGLGSFFGDPLPAGAFPDPIEWYD; from the coding sequence ATGCGAGTCCGCCTCGACGACCTGTGCGCGGCGGTGCACGCCGAGGCCTCCGGGCAGTCGCCTTCGCCGCAGCGGGCCGAGCGCATCGGCGAGCAGCTCGTCTCACTCGGGTACCTCACCGAGGACGGCTTGCGGGTCACCCTCGACGTGCTCGGGAAAGGACTGCTGGGGCTCGCGGAGTTCCAGCCCGTGGAACGTCATGCCCAGCCGATCGTGGCCGTGCTCGGCGCGTTGTCGACGGGGTTCCTGGCGGCGAGCCGGCGGGCGGTGTTCGAGCAGCAGGAGTCCATGCAGCTCTCGCTGCTCAAGGCGGTCCGCGACGCGCAGTGGCACCTCAAGGAGAGCGAGGCGCGGTTCGAGGAGGTCGTCACCTCGTCGTCCAGCGGAATCCTGGTCGTAGACCCGGCCGGGCAGATCGTGCGGGCCAACGCGGCGATCGGCGACATCCTCGGCTACACCACCGAGGAGCTGGCCGGCTTCGCCTTGCTGGAGCTCGTGCACCCGGCGTCGGTCCGGGTCCTCGGCGAGGCGATGCTGGCGCTGCTGGAGAACCGGCAGGAACGCGTCCGGCAGCCGCAGCGGCTGCTGCGCAAGGACGGCGACGTCGCCCGGATCTCGATGACGGTGTCGTTGCTGCGCGGCGCGGACGACCAGCCGGTGCACTTCGTCGCCGTGGTCGAGGACGGCACCGAGCTGATGCTGCTCCAGTCGGAGCTGCACCGGCAGGCGCTGCACGACGTGTCGACCGGGCTGCCGAACCGGCAGTACTTCACCACCCACCTGGAGAGCGCGCTGCGCCGGGCCGACCCGGTGCGCGGCATCAGCGTCTTCCACCTGGACGTCGACGCGTTCGGCGTGGTGTGCAACAGCCTCGGCCGGCCGACCGGCGAACGGCTGCTCGTGCACGTGTCGCGACGCCTGAAGGCCGTGCTGGCGCGGGAGAAGGCGATGATCGCCCGGTTCGACGGCGACCAGTTCGCCGTCCTGGTCGAGAACACCGCCACCACGCCGGACGTCGCGAGCACCGTGGCCGAGCTCAACCGCGAGCTGGCCGAGCCGGTGTACTTCGACGACCGCGGGCTGGCCGTGTCGGTCAGCGTCGGCGTGGTGCGCCGGCCGCCGCCGGACTGGGAGCCCGAGGACGTGATGCGGGCCGCCGAGCAGGCGTTGCGGCGGGCGAAGGCGGGCGGTCGCGGCCAGTGGGCGTTGTTCGACGAGGGCCAGGACGCGGCCGAGCGGCGGGCCGACGCGCTGGCCGTGGCCATGCCGGGCGCGTGGGAGCACGGCGAGATCGACGTGCGCTACCGGCCGGTGGTGGGCCTGGCCGATCGCGCGCTGGTCGGCGTGGCGGCCTCGCTGCACTGGGACCGCGGCGACGACTCGCTCGACCACGCCGGGTGCGCGGAGCCGGCCGAGCGGACCGGCCTGATCCTGCCGCTGGGCGAGTGGCAGCTGGCCACCGCGTGCGGGCAGGTGCGGTGGTGGGGCCAGAGCGCCGGGTTCACCGCGTCGCTGCACGTCGACCTGACCAGGAACCAGTCGCGTGACGGCGACCTGGTCCGGCGGGTGCGCCGGGTGCTGGACGACACCGGGCTGCCCGCGTCGCGACTGGTCGTCGGGATGCCGGTGGCGGCGCTGGCGGAGTCCGAGGCGGTGGACAACCTGACCGTGCTGGCCGAGCTGGGCGTCGGCACGTCGTTGGTCGACTTCGGCCTCGGGCCGGACGACCTGGCGGTGGCCGCCGAGCTGCCGATCGGGTCGGTGCGGGTGGCGCGGCGGCTGGTCGAGCGGCAGTCCCGGGGCGATGCGGACTACCTGGCCGAGCTGGTCCGACTGGCCCGGCAGGCGGCCGGCGAGGTGCTGGTCGACGGGCTGGAGACGCGCGCGCAGGCCGACTGGTGGCGTGCGGCGGGCGTGGCCGCGGGCCTCGGTTCGTTCTTCGGCGACCCGTTGCCCGCAGGGGCGTTCCCCGACCCGATCGAGTGGTACGACTAG
- a CDS encoding MerR family DNA-binding transcriptional regulator translates to MDGDAVFPIGEPARRTGLTVKAIRFCSDEGIVPPTGRGPAGYRLCGHDAVARLDHLRT, encoded by the coding sequence ATGGACGGCGACGCGGTCTTCCCGATCGGTGAGCCGGCTCGGCGGACCGGGCTGACGGTCAAGGCGATCCGGTTCTGCTCCGACGAGGGGATCGTGCCGCCGACCGGTCGCGGCCCGGCCGGTTACCGGCTCTGCGGCCACGACGCCGTGGCCCGCCTCGACCACCTGCGGACGTAG
- a CDS encoding ATP-binding cassette domain-containing protein yields the protein MIVEATGLRKAYGSTAVLDGIDLEVAEGSVFALLGPNGAGKTTTVRILSTLSRPDGGRLRVAGFDVVREPAKVRGVISVTGQYAAVDAEQTGRENLVMVGRLMHLGRSGAKARAGELLERFDLVDAADRRVKTYSGGMRRRLDLAMSLVASPKVIFLDEPTTGLDPAGRTTTWDAIRDLARTGTTIFLTTQYLEEADRLADRIMVLAGGKVAAHGTADDLKARVGGHRLELRFTSAAALDASTARLGGFADHERLLLSVPSDGTAAHLHAVLDDLRAAAVVPTRVSSHRPTLDDVFLALTAREGVPA from the coding sequence ATGATCGTTGAGGCGACCGGTCTGCGCAAGGCGTACGGGTCGACCGCGGTGCTGGACGGGATAGACCTGGAGGTCGCCGAGGGGTCGGTCTTCGCGTTGCTCGGACCCAACGGCGCGGGCAAGACGACCACCGTCCGGATCCTGTCCACGCTGTCGCGGCCGGACGGGGGCCGGTTGCGGGTGGCCGGGTTCGACGTCGTGCGCGAACCGGCCAAGGTGCGCGGGGTGATCAGCGTGACCGGGCAGTACGCGGCGGTGGACGCCGAGCAGACCGGCCGGGAGAACCTGGTCATGGTCGGCAGGCTCATGCACCTCGGCCGGTCGGGGGCCAAGGCCCGCGCGGGCGAGCTGCTGGAGCGGTTCGACCTCGTCGACGCCGCCGACCGGCGGGTCAAGACCTACTCCGGAGGCATGCGGCGGCGGCTCGACCTGGCCATGAGCCTGGTCGCCTCGCCGAAGGTGATCTTCCTGGACGAGCCGACCACCGGCCTCGACCCGGCCGGCCGGACGACCACGTGGGACGCCATCCGCGACCTGGCCCGCACCGGCACCACGATCTTCCTCACCACCCAGTACCTGGAGGAGGCCGACCGCCTCGCCGACCGGATCATGGTGCTGGCCGGCGGGAAGGTCGCCGCGCACGGCACCGCGGACGACCTCAAGGCCCGCGTCGGCGGCCACCGGCTGGAGCTCCGCTTCACCTCGGCCGCGGCGCTCGACGCCTCGACCGCGCGGCTCGGCGGCTTCGCCGACCACGAGCGGCTCCTGCTCAGCGTCCCGTCCGACGGCACGGCCGCGCACCTGCACGCCGTGCTGGACGACCTGCGGGCGGCGGCCGTCGTACCGACCCGGGTCTCCTCGCACCGCCCGACCCTGGACGACGTCTTCCTCGCCCTGACCGCACGTGAAGGAGTGCCGGCATGA
- a CDS encoding DUF417 family protein — MTEFPSRPDAPANTLRTLSIPLLRGSLGLVFVWFGALKVTGTTPVADLVARTVPWLDPGVFVLTLGVVEVVLGIALVVGFRLRWVALLVVLHLAGTFATLVTQPSVAFQTGNPLLLTMTGEFVVKNLVLITAGLAVMSADAPVRQRVARAGVARR, encoded by the coding sequence ATGACGGAGTTCCCGTCCCGTCCGGATGCGCCCGCGAACACCCTGCGGACGTTGAGCATCCCCCTGCTCAGGGGTTCGCTCGGCCTGGTCTTCGTGTGGTTCGGCGCCCTCAAGGTGACCGGCACGACGCCGGTGGCCGACCTGGTCGCGCGGACCGTCCCGTGGCTCGACCCGGGCGTCTTCGTGCTCACGCTCGGCGTGGTGGAAGTGGTGCTGGGGATCGCCTTGGTGGTGGGGTTCCGGTTGCGCTGGGTGGCGCTGCTGGTGGTGCTCCACCTGGCGGGCACGTTCGCCACGCTCGTCACGCAGCCGTCCGTCGCGTTCCAGACGGGCAACCCGCTGCTCTTGACCATGACCGGCGAGTTCGTGGTCAAGAACCTGGTCCTGATCACCGCCGGCCTCGCGGTCATGTCGGCGGACGCGCCCGTGCGACAGCGGGTGGCGCGCGCCGGGGTCGCCCGGCGGTGA
- a CDS encoding TetR/AcrR family transcriptional regulator, with amino-acid sequence MTEEHELPAEIALLWGLRETPRRGRKPTLSVSEITRAAIEVADAEGLAAVSMARVAQQLGNSTMALYRHVKSKDELLTLMSDAAFEDPPPMPPGGWRAGLTLWATSVLARFRRHPWYARIPLSGPPIGPRNLTWFDRALGALSDTPLNEEEKVGVVMGLLTLVHGEMRMTAELAEGFRVNPEAFGPAYARALRQVVDPRRLPALGRVVEAGVFDHDHLFDERDVEADFRFGLDLYLDGVAAYLARRG; translated from the coding sequence ATGACCGAGGAGCACGAGCTACCAGCGGAAATCGCTCTGCTGTGGGGCCTGCGCGAGACACCGAGACGCGGCCGCAAGCCGACCCTGTCGGTCTCCGAGATCACCCGGGCCGCCATCGAGGTCGCCGACGCCGAAGGTCTCGCGGCCGTGTCCATGGCGCGGGTCGCGCAGCAGCTCGGCAACTCCACGATGGCGCTCTACCGGCACGTGAAGAGCAAGGACGAGCTGCTCACGCTCATGTCCGACGCCGCGTTCGAGGACCCGCCGCCGATGCCCCCGGGCGGCTGGCGGGCCGGGCTGACGCTGTGGGCGACGAGCGTGCTGGCCAGGTTCCGCCGACACCCGTGGTACGCGCGGATCCCGCTGTCCGGACCGCCCATCGGCCCGAGGAACCTGACGTGGTTCGACCGCGCGCTCGGCGCGCTCTCCGACACGCCGTTGAACGAAGAGGAGAAGGTCGGCGTGGTGATGGGCCTGCTGACGCTGGTGCACGGCGAGATGCGGATGACCGCGGAGCTGGCGGAGGGCTTCCGGGTGAACCCCGAGGCGTTCGGGCCGGCGTACGCGCGGGCGTTGCGGCAGGTGGTCGACCCCCGGCGGCTACCGGCCCTCGGCCGGGTGGTCGAGGCCGGTGTCTTCGACCACGACCACCTCTTCGACGAACGGGACGTGGAGGCCGACTTCCGCTTCGGCCTCGACCTCTACCTCGACGGCGTGGCCGCGTACCTGGCCCGCCGCGGGTGA